A window from Candidatus Ozemobacteraceae bacterium encodes these proteins:
- a CDS encoding type III pantothenate kinase → MELIVDLGNTDIVFGLRRGGEILSPFRMSSVSPKTADEIGVFVLQMLGQHGVQPSQITGVTVCSVVPDHLAQAVRFAEEYLGHKPVVIHTGMAAPVRVTVDVPAELGTDRFANAVAGFVKFGGPLIVVDFGSATTITAVTAAGELVGGTIMPGLKTSAQALSVKAARLPFIPLTAPETFLGKNTLAAMQSGIVHGHAGAVSHLVAGLRGEPGLSGAKVVATGGLSALLSPLCPCIDSVEPLLTLEGIGILGEMAAADRGGR, encoded by the coding sequence ATGGAACTGATCGTGGATCTCGGCAACACGGATATCGTTTTCGGCCTGCGAAGGGGCGGAGAGATCCTGTCCCCGTTCCGGATGTCCTCGGTGTCTCCGAAAACGGCCGACGAGATCGGCGTTTTCGTTCTCCAGATGCTCGGCCAGCATGGCGTCCAGCCGTCGCAGATCACCGGCGTTACGGTCTGCTCCGTCGTTCCCGACCATCTGGCCCAGGCCGTGAGATTCGCCGAGGAGTATCTCGGGCACAAACCCGTCGTGATCCACACGGGCATGGCCGCGCCCGTCCGGGTGACGGTCGATGTGCCGGCCGAACTCGGAACGGACCGGTTCGCCAACGCCGTCGCCGGCTTCGTGAAATTCGGCGGCCCGCTGATCGTCGTCGACTTCGGCTCCGCCACCACGATCACCGCAGTCACCGCCGCCGGGGAACTGGTGGGCGGAACGATCATGCCGGGCCTGAAGACCTCGGCCCAGGCGCTTTCCGTCAAAGCCGCGCGCCTGCCGTTCATCCCGCTGACGGCGCCGGAGACGTTCCTGGGAAAAAACACGCTGGCCGCGATGCAGTCGGGCATCGTTCACGGCCATGCCGGCGCCGTTTCCCACCTCGTGGCAGGCCTGCGGGGCGAACCCGGGTTGTCGGGCGCGAAGGTCGTGGCGACGGGCGGGCTGTCGGCCCTGCTTTCTCCGCTCTGCCCGTGTATCGACTCGGTCGAACCCCTGCTGACGCTCGAAGGGATCGGCATCCTGGGCGAAATGGCCGCCGCCGATCGGGGCGGCCGGTGA
- a CDS encoding thioredoxin family protein: MKRIVRLFFVVIAIFWSLAPSNAAETGSGEAAIDRACAAAAANRTLVLVKFGAEWCPWCRDMDKIFRDPVMAEALKKFEFVDLDVGKRSIVDGKKRYERHYDLMMRYARKAFIPQLFILDKKGRLVARLNPVDYERTSGPEGNDPEKLARILSRYRLP; the protein is encoded by the coding sequence ATGAAACGTATCGTACGGCTTTTCTTCGTTGTAATTGCGATCTTCTGGAGCCTCGCGCCTTCGAATGCCGCTGAGACCGGCTCGGGGGAGGCTGCGATCGATCGCGCATGCGCGGCGGCGGCGGCAAACCGCACGCTGGTGTTGGTAAAGTTCGGCGCGGAATGGTGCCCCTGGTGTCGCGACATGGACAAGATCTTTCGCGACCCGGTGATGGCAGAAGCTCTCAAAAAATTTGAGTTCGTCGACCTCGACGTGGGCAAGCGAAGCATCGTCGACGGGAAGAAACGCTACGAGCGGCATTACGACCTGATGATGCGATACGCGCGCAAGGCGTTCATCCCCCAGTTGTTCATTCTCGACAAGAAAGGTCGCCTCGTGGCGCGCCTCAACCCCGTCGATTACGAGCGGACATCCGGCCCCGAAGGGAACGATCCGGAAAAGCTCGCGAGAATTCTCAGCCGCTACAGGCTTCCGTAA
- a CDS encoding carbon starvation CstA family protein → MITFCVSSLLLVVAYFVYGAYLDRTLGIDRTRQVPAIENQDGVDYIPMPWPRVFLIQLLNIAGLGPIFGAIAGALWGPVVFLWIVFGGIFIGAVHDYIAGYISLRSNGAGLPEIIGTYLGSGPKRVMILLVMVLLVMVGAVFVMGPAKILADMNVPASVETATAPASGAQLEDPFARTASGTSATPAAQAAWLASPMFWSVLIFTYYLLATLLPIDKLIGRVYPVFGLALILMVVLIVYRMFSGAWAIPELTLENLHPAGTPIWPVMMITVACGAISGFHATQSPMMARTVTGEGFARRVFFGAMLTETFIALVWAAAAIAICHGSTVELQKMLGPAGDAVVVVRAVGNTLGHWGMVLVLLGVVALPVTTGDTAFRSARLILAELTGLNQKPFLNRIMLSLPLFLIGGWLCTIDFGVVWRYFAWLNQTLAVFTLWACTVYLRRLGRNSWITLIPAVFMSVVASAFILTNAKLGFGLGPLPGYALSIAFTLFCLALANARSRPQAA, encoded by the coding sequence ATGATCACGTTTTGCGTTTCCTCGCTTCTTCTCGTCGTTGCGTATTTCGTCTACGGCGCGTATCTCGACCGGACCCTGGGCATCGACCGGACCCGTCAGGTTCCCGCCATCGAGAACCAGGACGGTGTGGATTACATCCCGATGCCCTGGCCGCGCGTCTTTCTCATCCAGCTGCTGAACATCGCCGGCCTGGGCCCGATCTTCGGCGCGATCGCCGGTGCGCTGTGGGGCCCCGTCGTTTTTCTCTGGATCGTCTTCGGCGGCATCTTCATCGGCGCCGTCCATGACTATATCGCTGGTTATATATCACTGCGCTCGAACGGCGCGGGGCTTCCGGAAATCATCGGCACGTATCTGGGAAGCGGTCCGAAACGCGTGATGATCCTGCTGGTGATGGTGCTGCTCGTGATGGTCGGCGCCGTCTTCGTGATGGGTCCGGCCAAAATCCTCGCCGACATGAACGTCCCGGCGTCGGTCGAAACGGCAACCGCGCCCGCCTCGGGAGCCCAGCTCGAGGACCCCTTCGCGCGCACCGCTTCTGGCACGTCGGCGACGCCGGCCGCTCAGGCCGCCTGGCTGGCATCGCCGATGTTCTGGTCCGTCCTGATCTTCACGTATTACCTGCTCGCGACCCTGCTTCCCATCGACAAGCTGATCGGGCGCGTCTACCCGGTCTTCGGCCTGGCGTTGATCCTGATGGTCGTGCTGATCGTGTACCGGATGTTTTCCGGCGCCTGGGCGATCCCGGAACTGACTCTCGAGAACCTGCACCCGGCCGGCACGCCGATCTGGCCCGTCATGATGATCACCGTCGCCTGCGGCGCGATCTCGGGGTTTCACGCGACCCAGTCGCCCATGATGGCGCGCACGGTCACCGGCGAGGGCTTCGCCCGCCGCGTCTTCTTCGGGGCCATGCTGACCGAGACGTTCATCGCCCTCGTCTGGGCCGCGGCCGCCATCGCCATCTGCCACGGCTCGACCGTCGAACTCCAGAAGATGCTCGGCCCGGCCGGCGACGCGGTCGTCGTCGTGCGGGCCGTGGGCAACACGCTCGGCCACTGGGGCATGGTTCTCGTCCTGCTCGGCGTCGTCGCCCTCCCGGTGACGACGGGCGACACGGCGTTCCGGTCGGCGCGCCTGATCCTCGCCGAACTGACCGGCCTGAACCAGAAGCCGTTCCTGAACCGGATCATGCTGTCCCTGCCGCTGTTCCTGATCGGCGGCTGGCTCTGCACGATCGACTTCGGCGTCGTCTGGCGGTATTTCGCCTGGCTCAACCAGACGCTCGCGGTCTTCACCCTCTGGGCCTGCACCGTTTATCTGCGCCGGCTGGGCCGCAATTCCTGGATCACGCTGATCCCGGCCGTCTTCATGAGCGTCGTCGCGTCCGCGTTCATTCTCACGAACGCGAAGCTCGGCTTCGGCCTCGGGCCCCTGCCGGGATACGCGCTGAGCATCGCCTTCACCCTGTTCTGCCTGGCCCTCGCCAACGCCCGGTCCCGCCCCCAGGCCGCCTGA